A DNA window from Mesorhizobium sp. C432A contains the following coding sequences:
- a CDS encoding DUF1236 domain-containing protein, producing MYQSTAIAGFLLLASAGVVAAQDVIIAPEQETVVREYVKKQPLASVKIPGVELNVGTAIPDTVELHEVPSVKYRYVVVDGRTVLVDPGTRKIVKIIQ from the coding sequence ATGTACCAGTCGACCGCAATTGCCGGATTCTTGCTGCTCGCGAGCGCGGGCGTAGTTGCCGCTCAAGACGTCATCATCGCGCCGGAGCAGGAAACGGTTGTGCGCGAATACGTGAAAAAGCAGCCCCTTGCGTCGGTGAAGATTCCAGGTGTCGAATTGAACGTGGGGACCGCCATTCCCGACACGGTGGAACTGCATGAAGTGCCGAGCGTCAAGTATCGCTACGTTGTGGTCGACGGGCGAACCGTGCTGGTCGACCCCGGCACGCGGAAGATCGTCAAGATCATACAGTAA
- a CDS encoding acetolactate synthase 3 large subunit: MSNGQNERREMPNREMTGAEMVVQALKDNGVKHVFGYPGGAVLPIYDEIFQQDEVEHILVRHEQGAGHAAEGYARSTGKAGVMLVTSGPGATNAVTPLQDALMDSIPLVCLTGQVPTSLIGSDAFQECDTVGITRPCTKHNWLVKDVNELAATIHEAFHVATTGRPGPVVVDIPKDVQFAKGIYVPPQAAPRTSYQPKVQGDLEKIKAAVELMASAKKPIIYSGGGVINSGPEASHLLRELVDLTGFPITSTLMGLGAYPASGKNWMGMLGMHGTYEANMAMHDCDVMICIGARFDDRITGRLTAFSPNSKKIHIDIDPSSINKNVHTEVPIIGDVGRVLEDMVRLWRASAKADKKALHPWWEQIAKWRARDSLAFKMNHDVIMPQYAIQRLYELTKDMDTYITTEVGQHQMWAAQHYHFEKPNRWMTSGGLGTMGYGLPAALGVQIAHPDALVIDIAGDASVQMTMQEMSAAVQHNAPIKIFILNNQYMGMVRQWQQLLHGNRLSHSYTEAMPDFVKLADAYGGHGIRCEKPDELDDAIKEMIAVKKPVLFDCRVATLANCFPMIPSGKAHNEMLLPDEATDEAVANAIDAKGRELV, from the coding sequence ATGAGCAACGGACAGAACGAACGGCGCGAAATGCCAAACAGGGAAATGACTGGCGCCGAAATGGTGGTGCAGGCGCTGAAGGACAATGGCGTCAAGCATGTCTTCGGCTATCCCGGCGGCGCGGTGCTTCCGATCTATGACGAAATCTTCCAGCAGGACGAGGTCGAGCACATCCTCGTCCGCCACGAGCAAGGCGCAGGGCATGCGGCCGAAGGCTATGCCCGCTCGACCGGCAAGGCCGGCGTCATGCTGGTGACCTCCGGCCCGGGCGCCACCAATGCGGTGACGCCGCTGCAGGATGCGCTGATGGATTCGATCCCGCTGGTCTGCCTGACCGGGCAGGTGCCGACTTCGCTGATCGGCTCCGACGCGTTCCAGGAGTGCGACACGGTCGGCATCACGCGCCCCTGCACCAAGCACAACTGGCTGGTGAAGGACGTCAACGAATTGGCCGCCACCATCCATGAGGCCTTCCATGTCGCGACGACCGGCCGCCCCGGCCCGGTGGTGGTCGACATTCCGAAGGATGTGCAGTTCGCCAAAGGCATCTATGTGCCGCCGCAGGCGGCGCCGCGCACCAGCTACCAGCCGAAGGTCCAGGGCGACCTGGAAAAGATCAAGGCCGCCGTCGAACTGATGGCCAGCGCCAAGAAGCCGATCATCTATTCGGGCGGCGGCGTCATCAACTCCGGTCCGGAGGCCAGCCATCTTCTGCGCGAACTGGTCGACCTCACCGGCTTCCCGATCACCTCGACGCTGATGGGCCTCGGCGCGTATCCGGCATCGGGCAAGAACTGGATGGGCATGCTGGGCATGCACGGCACTTATGAAGCCAATATGGCGATGCATGATTGCGACGTGATGATCTGCATCGGCGCGCGCTTCGACGACCGCATCACCGGACGGCTGACCGCCTTCTCGCCCAACTCGAAGAAGATCCACATCGACATCGATCCATCGTCGATCAACAAGAACGTGCACACGGAAGTGCCCATCATCGGCGATGTCGGCCGGGTGCTGGAGGACATGGTGCGGCTGTGGCGGGCGAGCGCCAAGGCCGACAAGAAGGCGCTCCATCCCTGGTGGGAGCAGATCGCCAAATGGCGCGCGCGTGACTCGCTCGCGTTCAAGATGAACCACGATGTGATCATGCCGCAATATGCCATCCAGCGGCTCTACGAACTGACCAAGGACATGGACACCTACATCACCACCGAGGTCGGCCAGCACCAGATGTGGGCGGCGCAGCACTATCATTTCGAGAAGCCGAACCGCTGGATGACGTCGGGCGGGTTGGGCACGATGGGCTACGGTCTGCCGGCTGCGCTCGGCGTGCAGATCGCGCACCCGGATGCGCTGGTCATCGACATCGCAGGCGATGCCTCGGTGCAGATGACGATGCAGGAGATGAGCGCGGCGGTGCAGCACAATGCGCCGATCAAGATCTTCATCCTCAACAACCAGTATATGGGCATGGTGCGCCAGTGGCAGCAGCTGCTGCACGGCAACCGTCTGTCGCATTCCTACACCGAAGCGATGCCCGACTTCGTCAAGCTGGCCGACGCATATGGCGGCCATGGCATTCGCTGCGAGAAGCCGGACGAGCTGGACGATGCGATCAAGGAGATGATCGCGGTGAAGAAGCCGGTGCTGTTCGATTGCCGGGTGGCGACGCTCGCCAACTGCTTCCCGATGATCCCGTCGGGCAAGGCGCATAATGAAATGCTCCTGC
- a CDS encoding response regulator transcription factor, with protein sequence MTAPIRIAIVDDHPLFREGVARSLAEIGGFEVVGAGETATDAEQLAALANPDILLLDISLPGGGLAAAENILATQPDCKIVMLTVSEANADLATALRLGVRGYVLKGIGAASLAEVLTYIAAGKKYVSPTLSAQLLNELIRPEKRTTDLVANLSGRELGIISLVGEGLSNKEVAKRLNLQEKTVKHHMTRIFQKLKVRNRTEAAILMHAPKTGLV encoded by the coding sequence ATGACCGCTCCCATAAGGATTGCCATTGTTGATGATCATCCGCTGTTTCGCGAGGGTGTGGCTCGCAGCCTCGCCGAAATCGGCGGCTTCGAAGTCGTTGGTGCGGGCGAAACCGCGACGGATGCCGAACAGCTTGCGGCCTTGGCAAATCCCGACATATTGCTGCTAGACATCAGTTTGCCGGGAGGGGGTCTGGCGGCAGCGGAAAATATTCTTGCAACTCAGCCTGACTGCAAGATCGTCATGCTCACCGTCTCGGAGGCGAACGCCGATTTGGCAACGGCGCTCAGGCTGGGCGTACGCGGATATGTGCTGAAAGGGATTGGGGCGGCATCGCTGGCCGAGGTGCTGACTTATATAGCCGCAGGAAAAAAATATGTTTCGCCGACCCTGTCAGCGCAGCTTTTGAATGAACTGATCCGGCCGGAAAAGCGCACAACCGATCTCGTTGCCAATCTCTCGGGACGCGAGCTTGGGATAATCTCCTTGGTAGGCGAAGGACTGAGCAATAAAGAAGTCGCCAAACGTCTCAACCTGCAGGAGAAAACGGTAAAACACCACATGACTCGGATATTTCAAAAGCTAAAGGTGCGAAACCGCACCGAAGCAGCCATTCTTATGCACGCGCCCAAAACGGGTCTTGTATAG
- a CDS encoding LysR family transcriptional regulator — protein MPQTTLPLPPLDWLRSFEAAARLSNFTAAAAELGLTQAAVSQHIRSLEERLKQPLFIRLARGVELTPEGAAYLPHLQSAFAVIANSTRELFEPKTVQSVTIRSPISFAVLMIAPKLPQMAKDLPFVQLQIETIHTPADYGERFVGLDIRFGIGSGSFAGRQADRLTRETLTPMASPNVAKAKDWTGLPRLTVVGAREMWGEWFAVARMKPALGPTHKFDSFVTALEAAKHGAGMVLGSRPLADAALREGSLVTLSGFTLSSGAGHYLTAPSGAHLSPAEEAVRRWFATVFGVPISR, from the coding sequence ATGCCTCAAACAACCCTGCCCTTGCCGCCGCTCGACTGGCTGCGGAGTTTCGAGGCCGCCGCGCGGCTGTCGAATTTCACCGCCGCCGCGGCCGAGCTTGGCCTGACCCAGGCTGCGGTCAGCCAGCACATCCGTTCTCTCGAAGAGCGGTTGAAGCAGCCGCTGTTCATCCGCCTGGCGCGCGGCGTCGAATTGACGCCGGAGGGTGCCGCCTACCTGCCGCATCTGCAATCGGCCTTTGCCGTGATCGCCAACAGCACGCGCGAGTTGTTCGAACCCAAGACCGTCCAGAGCGTGACGATACGCTCGCCGATCTCGTTTGCCGTGCTGATGATCGCGCCGAAGCTGCCGCAAATGGCCAAGGACCTGCCCTTCGTCCAGCTGCAGATCGAGACCATCCACACACCGGCCGATTACGGCGAGCGCTTTGTGGGTCTCGACATCCGATTCGGCATTGGCTCCGGCTCCTTTGCCGGACGGCAGGCCGACCGCCTCACCCGCGAAACCTTAACGCCGATGGCGTCGCCAAATGTCGCCAAGGCCAAGGATTGGACAGGATTGCCGAGACTTACAGTGGTCGGCGCGCGGGAAATGTGGGGCGAGTGGTTCGCCGTCGCCCGGATGAAGCCGGCGCTCGGGCCCACGCACAAATTCGACAGTTTCGTTACCGCGTTGGAGGCGGCGAAGCACGGCGCCGGCATGGTGCTGGGATCGCGACCGTTGGCCGACGCGGCACTGCGCGAAGGATCTCTCGTTACCCTGTCCGGCTTTACGCTGTCGAGCGGTGCCGGCCACTATCTGACCGCACCTTCGGGCGCGCATCTGAGCCCGGCCGAAGAAGCGGTCCGCCGCTGGTTCGCAACGGTCTTCGGCGTCCCGATTTCCCGATAA
- a CDS encoding sensor histidine kinase has protein sequence MRYIDSLYQNWNRLSLAWQFIIVGSIGLLSLMLVVGLWVTSQIRDGVIRNSASTTALYVDSVIAPILPDMRKSQQLSDTVKRALDETLDQGALGKKLASFVLWRRDGKVLYAKDAALIGQTFEPNANLLHAFGGNVVAQFNDLDENERKERKSPTASLLEIYNPVREPWSGDVVAVSEFYEIADDLQGTLNSALWSSWLLVAGATAVALAMLSGIVLRGSSTIETQRSALETQVAELQLLLEQNSALRERVQQASRRATAINERYLRRIGSDLHDGPAQLVALAALRMDSPLLLDPAASPSHRKTEIADIHHTLDEAMREIRAICTGLVLPQIEASTVAEILRLAVAEHERRTASSVSLSLPSRLPDLGTSEKISIFRFAQEGLNNAWRHGLGKGQAVKARVTQGKLLIQVLDHGPGFQSGSCEGLGLAGMRERIESIGGHFETFSSPRGTRLTITLNIEDQK, from the coding sequence GTGCGCTACATTGATAGTCTCTATCAAAACTGGAACAGGCTATCGTTGGCTTGGCAGTTCATCATAGTCGGAAGCATTGGGCTGCTGTCGCTGATGCTGGTCGTCGGCCTATGGGTCACCTCGCAAATACGAGATGGAGTGATCCGCAACTCTGCAAGCACGACCGCGCTTTACGTCGACAGTGTCATCGCGCCAATCCTGCCGGATATGCGCAAAAGCCAGCAGCTCAGCGACACCGTTAAACGGGCGCTCGATGAAACCCTGGACCAGGGTGCTCTCGGCAAAAAACTGGCGTCGTTCGTGCTTTGGCGGCGTGATGGCAAGGTGCTGTACGCCAAAGACGCGGCTCTTATCGGCCAGACCTTCGAGCCAAATGCGAACTTGCTGCATGCGTTCGGTGGAAACGTGGTGGCGCAATTCAATGATCTGGACGAAAATGAAAGGAAGGAACGGAAGAGCCCCACCGCCTCGCTGCTCGAGATCTACAATCCGGTTCGAGAGCCGTGGTCGGGCGATGTTGTGGCCGTTTCCGAGTTCTACGAGATAGCCGACGATCTTCAGGGCACTTTAAACTCGGCACTATGGTCGAGCTGGCTGCTCGTGGCTGGCGCGACCGCGGTCGCCTTGGCGATGCTCTCGGGAATCGTGCTTCGCGGCAGCAGCACTATCGAAACGCAGCGTTCAGCGCTTGAGACACAAGTGGCCGAACTTCAGTTGCTTTTGGAGCAGAATTCCGCTTTGCGGGAGCGCGTCCAGCAGGCGTCGCGCCGCGCAACGGCAATCAACGAGCGTTACTTGCGTCGCATCGGGTCTGATTTGCATGACGGTCCAGCTCAGCTGGTCGCACTGGCTGCGCTGCGCATGGACAGCCCTCTGCTGCTCGATCCCGCCGCATCCCCAAGCCACCGGAAGACCGAGATCGCCGATATCCATCATACGTTGGACGAGGCGATGCGGGAGATCCGCGCCATCTGCACCGGCCTCGTGCTGCCACAGATCGAAGCTTCGACAGTCGCGGAGATATTGCGGCTTGCGGTTGCCGAACATGAACGCCGGACGGCCTCCTCCGTATCGCTTTCACTGCCATCTCGCCTGCCCGACCTGGGGACGTCCGAGAAAATAAGCATCTTTCGCTTCGCGCAGGAGGGGCTGAACAATGCCTGGCGACACGGTCTGGGCAAGGGGCAGGCTGTCAAGGCGAGAGTGACGCAGGGCAAGCTCCTCATTCAAGTGCTTGATCACGGCCCTGGATTCCAGTCGGGATCGTGTGAAGGACTTGGACTCGCCGGTATGAGGGAACGTATCGAAAGTATCGGAGGTCACTTCGAGACCTTTTCGAGCCCCAGGGGGACCCGGCTGACCATAACGCTCAACATCGAGGACCAGAAATGA
- a CDS encoding NAD(P)/FAD-dependent oxidoreductase, producing MLDKAPNKKLSDLLDRFGAALAAGDIDKAVACFQEDCFWRDLVSFTWNIKTMEGRDQVRDMLVSQLAKTNPSNWAIARGEDATENDGLLDGWISFETSVARGFGHIRLKDGKIWTLLTTMVELKGHEEPAGFDRPLGAKHGHGKNRPTWKEEREKEAAELGFKTQPYTLIIGGGQGGIALGARLRQLGVPTIIVEKNERAGDSWRKRYKSLCLHDPVWYDHLPYIDFPRNWPVFAPKDKIGDWLEMYAKVMELNYWSSTEAMSAVYDDSKKEWTVVVRRDGKDITLKPKQLVLATGQSGKANMPNFKGMDTFKGDQHHSSKHPGPDAYVGRQAVVIGSNNSAHDIAAALWEAGADVTMVQRSTTHIVKSDTLMEIGLGSLYSEKAVASGMTTAKADLVFASLPYKILHEFQIPAYAEMKKRDANFYKGLEKAGFMLDWGDDGSGLFMKYLRRGSGYYIDVGASDLIIDGSIKLKSGVDVKEIKEHSVLLSDGSELPADLIVYATGYGSMNGWAADLISREVADKVGKCWGLGSNTTKDPGPWEGELRNMWKPTQQEALWFHGGNLHQSRHYSQFLALQLKARMEGIATPVYALQEVHHKA from the coding sequence ATGCTCGACAAGGCCCCCAACAAGAAGCTTTCCGACCTGCTCGATCGCTTCGGCGCGGCACTCGCCGCCGGTGACATCGACAAGGCGGTCGCCTGCTTTCAGGAGGATTGTTTTTGGCGCGATCTCGTCAGCTTCACCTGGAACATCAAGACCATGGAAGGCCGTGACCAGGTGCGCGACATGCTGGTGAGCCAGCTGGCCAAAACCAACCCATCGAACTGGGCGATCGCCAGGGGCGAGGACGCCACTGAAAACGATGGCCTGCTCGACGGCTGGATCAGTTTCGAAACGTCTGTGGCGCGCGGCTTCGGCCACATCCGGCTGAAGGACGGCAAGATCTGGACGTTGCTCACCACCATGGTCGAGCTGAAGGGCCATGAGGAGCCGGCCGGTTTCGACCGCCCGCTCGGCGCCAAGCACGGCCATGGCAAGAACCGCCCGACCTGGAAGGAGGAGCGCGAGAAGGAGGCCGCCGAGCTCGGCTTCAAGACGCAGCCCTATACGCTCATCATTGGCGGCGGCCAGGGCGGCATCGCGCTCGGCGCGCGGCTGCGGCAGCTCGGCGTGCCGACCATCATCGTCGAGAAGAACGAACGGGCCGGCGACAGCTGGCGCAAGCGCTACAAATCGCTCTGCCTGCACGATCCGGTCTGGTACGACCATCTGCCCTATATCGACTTTCCCAGGAACTGGCCGGTCTTCGCGCCCAAGGACAAGATCGGCGACTGGCTGGAAATGTACGCCAAGGTAATGGAGCTGAACTACTGGTCGTCGACCGAGGCCATGAGCGCTGTCTATGACGACAGCAAGAAGGAATGGACGGTGGTGGTGCGCCGCGACGGCAAGGACATCACGCTGAAGCCGAAACAATTGGTGCTGGCCACGGGGCAATCCGGCAAGGCCAACATGCCGAACTTCAAGGGCATGGACACATTCAAGGGCGACCAGCATCACTCCTCGAAGCATCCGGGACCCGATGCCTATGTCGGCAGACAAGCTGTCGTCATCGGCTCGAACAACTCCGCCCACGACATTGCAGCAGCCCTTTGGGAGGCCGGCGCCGACGTCACCATGGTGCAGCGCTCGACCACGCACATCGTCAAGTCGGACACGCTGATGGAGATCGGCCTGGGCTCACTCTATTCGGAAAAGGCGGTTGCGAGCGGCATGACCACAGCCAAGGCCGACCTCGTCTTCGCCTCCCTGCCCTACAAGATCCTGCACGAATTCCAGATTCCGGCCTATGCCGAGATGAAGAAGCGCGACGCCAACTTCTACAAAGGCCTGGAGAAGGCCGGCTTCATGCTCGACTGGGGCGACGACGGCTCCGGCCTTTTCATGAAATATCTGCGACGCGGCTCGGGCTATTACATCGATGTCGGCGCCTCCGACCTGATCATCGACGGGTCGATCAAGCTGAAAAGCGGTGTCGACGTGAAGGAGATCAAGGAGCATTCGGTCCTGCTCAGCGATGGATCGGAACTGCCGGCCGATCTCATCGTCTACGCCACCGGCTACGGTTCGATGAATGGCTGGGCGGCCGATTTGATCTCACGGGAGGTCGCCGACAAGGTCGGCAAATGCTGGGGCCTCGGCTCCAACACCACGAAGGACCCAGGCCCCTGGGAAGGCGAGCTGCGCAACATGTGGAAGCCGACGCAGCAGGAGGCGCTGTGGTTCCATGGCGGCAATTTGCACCAGTCGCGCCATTACTCCCAGTTCCTG
- a CDS encoding DUF1236 domain-containing protein codes for MKHVLITSMIALGVGCGAAIAQTQAVQPSGGDNCAAGAADCQKGGKAGEQAQGKMKSQTDQNAQGQAGATTDQQAQGKAKLKTDEQAQGKAGTSTEQNAQGQAGATTDQQAQGKAKLKTDEQAQGKAGTSTEQNAQGQTGTSTEKQAQGKAKLKTDEQAQGKAGTSTEQNAQGQTGTSTEKQAQGKAGTSTEQNAQGQTGTSTDQQAQGKAGTTTEQNAQGNTNVQTDQGNTASINNVTVEQKTQVTQIIHETRVEPVKNVDFDISVGIEVPRHKVRLHRLPARIVKIVPAYESYEYFVLADGRIVIVDPDTYKIVLILT; via the coding sequence ATGAAACATGTGTTGATCACGAGCATGATTGCGCTTGGCGTCGGGTGCGGCGCCGCGATCGCCCAGACCCAGGCTGTGCAGCCGAGCGGCGGCGACAACTGCGCCGCTGGCGCGGCCGATTGCCAGAAGGGCGGCAAGGCCGGCGAACAGGCGCAAGGCAAGATGAAGTCACAGACCGATCAGAATGCACAGGGCCAGGCTGGCGCCACGACCGATCAGCAGGCTCAGGGCAAAGCCAAGCTCAAGACGGATGAACAGGCACAGGGCAAGGCCGGGACCAGTACCGAGCAGAATGCTCAGGGTCAGGCCGGCGCCACGACCGATCAGCAGGCTCAGGGCAAGGCCAAGCTCAAGACGGATGAACAGGCCCAGGGCAAGGCCGGGACCAGCACCGAGCAGAATGCTCAGGGCCAGACCGGCACCAGCACCGAGAAGCAGGCTCAGGGCAAGGCCAAGCTCAAGACGGATGAACAGGCCCAAGGCAAGGCCGGGACCAGCACCGAGCAGAACGCTCAGGGCCAGACCGGCACCAGCACCGAGAAGCAGGCTCAGGGCAAAGCCGGGACCAGCACCGAGCAGAACGCTCAGGGCCAGACCGGCACCAGCACGGACCAGCAGGCCCAGGGCAAGGCCGGGACCACCACCGAGCAGAACGCTCAGGGCAACACAAACGTCCAGACCGACCAGGGCAATACGGCCTCGATCAACAACGTGACAGTCGAGCAGAAGACGCAGGTCACGCAGATCATCCACGAGACCAGGGTTGAGCCGGTGAAGAACGTCGACTTCGACATTTCGGTCGGCATCGAGGTGCCGCGGCACAAAGTGCGCCTGCACCGTCTGCCGGCGCGCATTGTCAAGATCGTCCCGGCTTACGAATCCTATGAGTACTTCGTGCTGGCCGACGGGCGCATCGTCATCGTCGACCCGGATACGTACAAGATCGTGCTGATCCTGACGTGA
- a CDS encoding HD domain-containing protein has product MSSQDLNASNIVEFIADIFERRGAESYLGEPVTMSEHMLQGAWFAEKDGAPDVLVAAALLHDIGHYTSEFGTYSPDDVEDKHHDEAGGEVLAPFFPPVIVECVRLHVAAKRYLCATDPTYFGRLSQASVHTLSLQGGPMNAEEVAEFRKNPFHEEAVRVRIWDEAGKIANMKTRAFRDYMPLLQRVVRDFANRA; this is encoded by the coding sequence ATGAGCAGCCAGGATTTGAACGCGAGCAACATCGTCGAATTCATCGCCGATATTTTCGAACGCCGAGGGGCTGAATCCTATCTCGGCGAACCCGTCACCATGTCGGAGCACATGTTGCAGGGCGCCTGGTTCGCCGAAAAGGACGGCGCGCCCGATGTGCTGGTGGCGGCAGCACTGCTGCACGATATCGGCCACTACACCAGCGAGTTCGGCACCTATTCGCCCGACGATGTCGAGGACAAGCATCATGACGAAGCCGGCGGCGAGGTGCTGGCGCCGTTCTTTCCACCGGTGATCGTCGAATGCGTCAGGCTGCATGTCGCGGCCAAGCGCTACCTCTGCGCTACCGACCCCACCTATTTCGGCAGGCTGTCGCAGGCCTCGGTCCACACGCTGTCGCTGCAAGGCGGGCCGATGAATGCCGAAGAGGTGGCCGAGTTCCGCAAGAACCCGTTCCACGAGGAAGCGGTGCGGGTTCGCATCTGGGACGAGGCCGGCAAGATCGCCAACATGAAGACCCGGGCATTTCGCGACTACATGCCGCTGCTGCAGCGGGTTGTCCGCGACTTCGCCAATCGCGCCTGA
- a CDS encoding gamma-butyrobetaine dioxygenase → MLTQALIGDEGRTIDLGWKDGARTRFHAMWLRDNALDDKTRSAGNGQRLITILDIPAQTRIGAAAIKGDALEVSFEPEGKTVRFPAAWLSANAYDRDAARQPGWTGEGTVRWTRASMQNSVPRAGYVAASRDRAVLRQWLSAVKTYGFAVMDDLPAESGALCKVSDLFGYIRETNYGRWFEVRAEVNPTNLAYTNLGLQAHTDNPYRDPVPTLQILSCIENTVEGGESSVVDGFAVAAALQAENPEGFRLLSSYPARFEYAGSSGVRLQAKRPMIELGPDGELIAIRFNNRSLAPTVDVPFAEMEAYYAAYRRFAELIEDPSFEVTFKLEAGQAFIVDNTRVMHARKQFSGAGKRWLQGCYADKDGLLSTLSAIEHEFKEAAE, encoded by the coding sequence ATGCTTACCCAGGCGCTGATCGGCGACGAAGGAAGAACGATCGACCTCGGTTGGAAGGACGGCGCGCGCACTCGCTTTCACGCCATGTGGTTGCGCGACAATGCGCTCGACGACAAGACGCGCAGCGCCGGCAACGGCCAGCGGCTGATCACCATTCTCGACATTCCGGCGCAAACGCGGATCGGCGCAGCCGCGATCAAGGGCGATGCGCTTGAAGTCAGTTTCGAACCGGAGGGAAAGACGGTGCGCTTTCCTGCGGCATGGCTGAGCGCCAATGCCTATGACCGCGATGCCGCCCGACAGCCCGGCTGGACAGGCGAGGGCACCGTGCGATGGACCAGGGCCTCTATGCAGAATTCGGTGCCGCGCGCCGGCTATGTCGCGGCCAGCCGCGACCGCGCCGTCTTGCGGCAATGGCTGTCGGCGGTGAAGACCTACGGCTTCGCGGTGATGGACGATCTGCCGGCCGAATCCGGGGCGCTGTGCAAAGTGTCCGATCTGTTCGGCTATATCAGGGAGACCAATTACGGCCGCTGGTTCGAGGTGCGCGCCGAGGTCAATCCAACCAATCTGGCCTACACCAATCTTGGCCTGCAGGCGCATACCGACAACCCCTATCGTGATCCGGTGCCGACCTTGCAGATCCTGTCGTGTATCGAAAACACGGTCGAGGGCGGCGAATCCAGCGTCGTCGATGGTTTTGCCGTGGCGGCCGCGCTGCAGGCCGAAAACCCCGAAGGCTTCCGGCTGTTGAGTTCATACCCGGCGCGCTTCGAATATGCCGGCTCGTCGGGCGTGCGATTGCAGGCCAAGCGGCCGATGATCGAGCTCGGGCCGGATGGCGAACTCATCGCCATCCGCTTCAACAACCGCTCGCTGGCGCCGACCGTCGATGTGCCGTTCGCGGAGATGGAGGCCTACTACGCCGCCTATCGCCGGTTTGCCGAACTGATCGAGGATCCGTCCTTCGAAGTGACCTTCAAGCTCGAGGCGGGCCAGGCCTTCATCGTCGACAACACCCGCGTCATGCATGCCCGCAAGCAGTTCTCCGGCGCCGGCAAGCGCTGGCTGCAGGGCTGCTACGCCGACAAGGATGGCCTTTTGTCGACGCTGTCGGCGATCGAACACGAATTCAAGGAAGCAGCGGAATGA